The DNA region AGCCCACAGCCCTCACCCGGAGAACCTGGAATATCTCCGCCGGACGGAGGACGTCCCGGTGGCGGCCTTCTTCGCGCCGTCGGAATACCAGGCCGCTCTCGTCGCCGAGCGCGTCGCCGGCCCCGCGGCGATCACGGTCGTGCCGAACCCGCTGCGGGCATCCTTCTGCGAGGCGATCGCTCCGACCTCCGGAGCGCGTCCGCCGCGAATCGCCTGGATCGGCCGCCTCGACGCGCTCAAGAACTGGCCGGAATTCGTCGACGTCGCCGCATCCCTGCGCGGGTCCGGGATCGACGCCGTCTTCCGCCTGGTCGGACGCGCCCCCGACCGCCTGACCCCCGAGGCCCTGCTCGCCCGGCTCGAAGCCGCCGCCGTAGCCGACCGGCTCCGCTGGTACCGCGGTCTCGATCACGCGCGCATTCCGGCGTTTCTCGATTTCGTCCGCGATTCCGGGGGAGTCGTCGTCGTCACGTCGCGGGGAGAATCGTTCGGGATGGTCGCCGCCGAGGCGATGGCCCGGGGCTGCGCATGCGTCATCGCCGACCAGCCCCCCCTCTCGGAACTCGCCGGCGCCGGACGGTTCGCGCGAACCTATCCCCCGGGCGACGCCGGACGCGCCGCGGCGGAGGTCGCTTCTCTGCTCGCCGATGCGGACGGACGGACCTCCCTCGGCAGCCGCGCCCGGGACGCGATTCTCGCGCGGCATTCGCCCGCCGCCGCGATTCCCGCGCTGGCGCGCGCGCTGGAATCCGCGGCATCCCGGAAATGACCGCCGAGGGAGGAGCACCGGGCGGCAGCGTCCGGCCGCCCGAGATCCCGTCCTCGCTCCGGGCGGAGACGGCCGCGGCCCTCGGAGCGCTCGTCGCCGGCGTCCTCCCGCGTCTGCTCTTCGTCCGGGCCTACCCCGTCGCCCCGATGTCCGACTTCGCTGCGATGGTGAAGATGGCCACCGCGCTGAGGGACCACGCGCCGGAGGCGGCGCGCTGGGGCTGGTTCCAGCTGAGCGCCGGGGCTCCGACGCTCCTTTCGATGGCCCTGCGGCT from Thermoanaerobaculia bacterium includes:
- a CDS encoding glycosyltransferase family 4 protein, whose amino-acid sequence is MKVLFVYKYLTLGGCETVIRARLEGLEREGIEAHAWFFEDLGGIDIFAGLESRVRVGGLRDCESAILDEGFDLVSTIDTEEVFPLFEANPRLPALVVEAHSPHPENLEYLRRTEDVPVAAFFAPSEYQAALVAERVAGPAAITVVPNPLRASFCEAIAPTSGARPPRIAWIGRLDALKNWPEFVDVAASLRGSGIDAVFRLVGRAPDRLTPEALLARLEAAAVADRLRWYRGLDHARIPAFLDFVRDSGGVVVVTSRGESFGMVAAEAMARGCACVIADQPPLSELAGAGRFARTYPPGDAGRAAAEVASLLADADGRTSLGSRARDAILARHSPAAAIPALARALESAASRK